A DNA window from Brenneria izadpanahii contains the following coding sequences:
- a CDS encoding PTS transporter subunit EIIB: protein MNDKALAQAIIENVGGEQNVQSVVHCATRLRFSLKDDRRANPDAINAMDGVITVISSGGQFQVVIGNRVPLVYRAIGEFTALTGDTAPAGGDGKKKTVLEGIVDIVTAIFTPLLG from the coding sequence ATGAACGATAAAGCATTGGCGCAAGCCATAATAGAAAATGTCGGCGGAGAACAGAATGTGCAGTCCGTGGTGCATTGCGCCACGCGGCTGCGTTTCTCACTCAAAGACGATCGTCGGGCGAATCCCGACGCCATCAACGCCATGGACGGAGTTATCACCGTCATCAGCAGCGGCGGCCAGTTTCAGGTCGTTATTGGCAACCGTGTGCCGCTGGTATACCGCGCCATCGGCGAGTTCACCGCGTTAACCGGCGATACCGCGCCGGCCGGCGGCGACGGCAAGAAAAAGACCGTCCTTGAAGGGATAGTAGATATTGTTACCGCTATTTTCACCCCGCTGCTGGGGTGA
- a CDS encoding glucose PTS transporter subunit IIA, whose product MAGAGILKGLLGIFIALDWMAKQDPTYIILYAVSDALFFFLPVFLAITSARHFKVNVFVAVTLAAAMVYPSIQTLYQTHADVNFLGLPVVMMNYSSSVFPIIILVWLSGYVERFFNRHIHESVRNFVTPFLILVIMFPLLLLTFGPWGIYASEFIASLFKTLYGTSPVLASAVLAGTSQMLVILGVHWGFVPVYINDVAFMGRSYLKAAAAPAIFAQSGAVLAVMLKTRNKKFRGLAASAFVSSLFGITEPAVYGITLKLKRPFLCACVGATAGGAIVGYFQSSAISMGMTSLLTIPIFYGPGFGGFLAGLAVAFVVSAVLAWFVGFEDVPEEGEAATAGTPPARAADLAADKAAAFGEDDDIIMPINGTLVPLSEVNDKAFSSGVVGEGIAIIPEEGRVYAPVDGVVAMTFDSGHAVGIRSARGIEILIHVGIDTVRLQGRHFTCKVTEGQSVKQGELLIEFDLEAIRRDGFDPVTPVIVTNPGEFRRLEIQRQPGLQVGDILMRVA is encoded by the coding sequence ATGGCCGGAGCCGGTATTCTTAAAGGGTTGCTGGGTATTTTCATCGCGCTGGACTGGATGGCCAAACAGGATCCCACCTATATCATTCTGTATGCGGTATCCGATGCGCTATTCTTCTTCCTGCCCGTTTTCCTCGCCATTACTTCGGCGCGCCACTTCAAGGTCAACGTGTTCGTCGCCGTCACTCTGGCGGCGGCCATGGTCTACCCCTCGATCCAGACGCTGTACCAGACCCATGCGGACGTCAATTTCCTCGGGCTTCCCGTGGTGATGATGAATTACAGCTCCTCGGTATTTCCCATCATTATCCTGGTGTGGCTCAGCGGCTACGTGGAACGGTTCTTCAATCGCCATATCCATGAAAGCGTCCGCAATTTCGTTACCCCCTTCCTGATACTGGTCATCATGTTCCCGCTGCTGCTGCTGACCTTCGGCCCCTGGGGAATTTACGCCAGTGAATTTATCGCCTCGCTGTTCAAAACGCTGTACGGCACGTCGCCGGTGCTGGCCAGCGCAGTCCTGGCGGGAACGTCGCAAATGCTGGTAATCCTGGGCGTACACTGGGGGTTCGTGCCGGTGTATATCAATGACGTCGCCTTTATGGGGCGCTCCTACCTGAAAGCCGCGGCGGCGCCGGCTATCTTCGCCCAGTCCGGCGCGGTACTGGCGGTGATGCTGAAAACCCGCAACAAAAAGTTCCGCGGCCTGGCCGCCTCCGCTTTCGTTTCCTCGCTGTTCGGCATCACCGAACCTGCGGTGTACGGCATTACCCTGAAGCTAAAACGCCCGTTCCTGTGCGCCTGCGTCGGCGCTACGGCGGGCGGCGCCATCGTAGGGTATTTCCAGAGTTCGGCCATCTCCATGGGGATGACCAGCCTGCTGACCATTCCCATCTTTTACGGCCCCGGTTTCGGCGGATTCCTGGCGGGTCTGGCGGTGGCGTTCGTCGTCTCCGCAGTGCTTGCCTGGTTCGTCGGCTTCGAAGATGTGCCTGAAGAGGGTGAAGCGGCAACGGCCGGCACGCCTCCGGCACGCGCCGCAGACCTGGCGGCGGATAAGGCTGCGGCGTTCGGCGAGGATGACGACATCATAATGCCGATCAACGGCACATTGGTTCCCCTGTCGGAAGTGAACGATAAGGCATTTTCCAGCGGCGTGGTGGGAGAAGGCATCGCCATCATACCGGAAGAAGGCCGCGTCTACGCCCCGGTCGACGGCGTGGTCGCCATGACCTTCGACAGCGGTCATGCCGTGGGGATCCGTTCGGCGCGGGGCATCGAAATCCTGATCCATGTGGGAATCGACACGGTGCGCTTACAGGGCCGCCACTTCACCTGCAAAGTCACGGAAGGACAGTCCGTCAAACAGGGGGAACTGTTGATTGAATTCGACCTGGAAGCGATCCGCCGGGACGGGTTCGATCCGGTCACGCCGGTGATCGTCACTAACCCCGGCGAGTTCAGGCGGCTGGAAATCCAGCGCCAGCCTGGTCTTCAGGTGGGAGATATCCTGATGAGGGTCGCCTGA
- a CDS encoding carbohydrate porin has translation MHNTSVSYRKIGVGLALAAASWSTLAEAAPLTVEQRLAALEKHLQQTEQRLAQTEKELQHYKQAEKSAAAPAAARPAQPDVSAAERPAQVAAVTSAPAAKTAAPDGRQSADGAAGNLTLQQISDYVKNDIGVVYSGSFRTGWASTTNGGPKSWAIGSLGRFGNEYDGWWDLNVNKRVYEQGNKSVWANIKMEGDLGLQQTNETFEKGYAGGAFAKFSKMYINTKGFLPFAPEASFWLGKQNLPMYDVQLLDWKSLRTSSGVGVGIDDWKVGPGTLAMSLTRADVDNYKIACKESATSCSDTTQVNVNAVELRYKNLPLIGKSTLELDGKYVTSNKTDEQSNQESSGEYYQVKPAWLLGGIVRNTFSGGKNESSLQVANNSLASQFMNISDANPDYDSGSSYYGRHSGGVGWRLINQGEFMLGDRIIMAHAAVIGAGQDLYSYNTGAHTDFKTLRLVARPAWIWDTFNQTALELGWFKQRNTVDDSDYDEQGYKVTLAHTWKIATSIMDSRPEIRFYTTYLKALQNDIDSVNFNDGKDHQISFGIQTEVNW, from the coding sequence ATGCATAACACATCTGTATCCTATAGAAAAATCGGCGTTGGCCTGGCGCTGGCCGCGGCATCGTGGTCCACGCTGGCCGAAGCGGCGCCGTTAACGGTGGAGCAACGGCTGGCGGCGCTGGAAAAACATTTACAGCAAACGGAACAACGGCTTGCCCAGACCGAAAAAGAACTACAGCACTATAAACAGGCGGAGAAGTCTGCCGCCGCCCCGGCCGCGGCGCGCCCCGCGCAACCTGACGTTTCCGCCGCTGAACGGCCCGCGCAGGTTGCCGCCGTCACTTCGGCTCCGGCTGCGAAAACCGCCGCGCCGGATGGCCGGCAAAGCGCGGACGGCGCCGCGGGAAATCTGACTCTACAGCAGATCAGCGATTACGTAAAAAACGACATCGGCGTGGTATACAGCGGCTCTTTCCGCACCGGCTGGGCAAGTACGACCAATGGCGGCCCGAAATCCTGGGCGATCGGATCGCTCGGCCGTTTCGGCAACGAATACGACGGCTGGTGGGATCTGAACGTCAATAAACGGGTGTACGAACAAGGCAACAAGAGCGTCTGGGCCAATATCAAGATGGAGGGGGATTTGGGGCTGCAACAGACCAATGAAACCTTTGAAAAAGGTTACGCCGGGGGCGCCTTCGCCAAATTCAGCAAAATGTACATCAATACCAAAGGGTTCCTGCCCTTCGCTCCCGAGGCGAGCTTCTGGCTGGGCAAACAGAATCTGCCGATGTATGACGTGCAACTGCTGGATTGGAAGAGCTTGCGCACCAGTTCGGGCGTCGGCGTCGGCATCGACGACTGGAAAGTCGGCCCCGGTACGCTCGCCATGTCGCTAACCCGCGCCGATGTGGATAACTATAAGATCGCCTGCAAAGAGTCCGCCACCAGCTGTAGCGATACCACCCAGGTCAACGTCAATGCGGTGGAGCTGCGGTATAAAAACCTGCCGCTTATCGGTAAATCGACGCTTGAACTCGACGGCAAGTATGTAACGTCCAACAAGACCGATGAACAGAGCAATCAGGAAAGCAGCGGCGAATACTATCAGGTGAAACCTGCATGGCTGTTGGGCGGCATCGTGCGCAACACCTTCTCCGGCGGGAAGAATGAATCGTCCCTGCAGGTCGCCAATAACTCTCTCGCCAGCCAGTTCATGAATATTTCCGATGCCAATCCCGACTACGACAGCGGCAGTTCGTATTACGGCCGTCACAGCGGCGGCGTCGGCTGGCGTCTCATCAATCAGGGCGAATTTATGCTGGGAGACAGAATCATCATGGCCCACGCCGCCGTAATTGGAGCCGGACAGGATCTCTACTCGTATAATACCGGGGCGCATACCGACTTTAAAACCCTGCGCTTAGTGGCGCGGCCGGCCTGGATATGGGATACCTTCAATCAGACGGCGCTGGAACTGGGCTGGTTCAAACAGAGAAATACGGTCGACGATAGCGACTATGATGAACAAGGTTATAAGGTAACGCTGGCCCATACCTGGAAGATAGCAACCAGTATCATGGATTCACGCCCCGAGATCCGCTTCTACACCACGTACCTCAAGGCGTTGCAAAATGACATCGATAGCGTGAACTTCAACGATGGGAAAGACCATCAGATCAGCTTTGGCATACAGACGGAAGTGAACTGGTAA
- a CDS encoding glycosyl hydrolase, giving the protein MMKKLHEINRGEEGNYLFPFLWLHGEDEATLTRHVDAIAQAGMRAFCVEARPHPDFLGERWWRDMDVVMDRARQKGMRVWLLDDAHFPTGGANGRVRRDFPHLQKTFLKIHQNDFHGPRSHTHFLLDWARAIPRPGILSAHDNPYLQPDYPNRIVGVVAARLLDYERVDPASLTDLSDRMRNGVLYWDLPEGDWRLFTLVETQQGGEKATEGYLDPLRAEATQVLIDTVYEPHFQRYQQDFGRTFAGFFSDEPRFGNTSGAGAIVGQQEMVLPWNDEVLDLLRQPLGAEALKLLPLLAVEGGEIAHRVRYHYMDIVSGLYSARFSGQLAAWCRRHQVQYIGHIIEDNNAHARLGYGAGHFFRALRNQDMAGIDVVLNQIVPGMDKGYFKAFTSQGWDGEFFHYALAKLGSSLAHVTPGMKGRAFCEIFGANGWAEGLSLMRWLTDHMLVRGINAFVPHAFSAAPFPDADCPPHIYADGHDPLYRFWPYFTRYVNRAAHLLSGGRSAARVALLYHAEAEWSGRAMLLQQPARELMQRQIDFDILSLDDVLAGETARGGLRVNQSTYQTLVIPWSEALPAAGIERLLTLARHQVNLRFIRELPERYSDQPLDKGLAQLANEPAVCAVELTGLADHLVGLGMAEARCDEAQPWLRYYHYCQDDGDIFMWFNEHPGATLTTEIALTRPEPQALYFYEPQDNAFSAVDVRWQQGSAVFTLSLEPGESRFMVTGRKFEPVQKTPPMRASRSLDGPCMVSLSRTEDYPRFSAEFPLEKRLDLAAPERFPDFVGTVRYEYRLQLEKETELAWLHLSQGVEAVEVFVNGSAAGVRIAPPYRFPLGNKLVAGENRIVLEITNTLVKSQKDYLSHFLPQDPTGIVGDIRIELY; this is encoded by the coding sequence ATGATGAAAAAGCTACATGAAATCAACCGGGGCGAAGAGGGAAATTATCTTTTCCCTTTCTTGTGGCTGCATGGAGAGGATGAAGCGACGTTGACCCGCCATGTCGATGCCATCGCCCAGGCCGGCATGCGGGCTTTCTGCGTCGAGGCCAGGCCGCACCCCGATTTTCTCGGCGAACGCTGGTGGCGGGATATGGATGTGGTAATGGACCGCGCGCGGCAAAAAGGCATGCGGGTATGGCTGCTGGATGACGCCCACTTCCCCACCGGCGGAGCTAACGGACGCGTGCGGCGGGATTTTCCGCATTTACAGAAAACCTTTCTGAAAATTCATCAAAATGATTTTCACGGACCGCGATCGCACACCCACTTCCTGTTGGATTGGGCGCGGGCGATCCCGCGGCCGGGGATTCTATCCGCGCATGACAACCCCTATCTGCAACCCGATTACCCCAACCGTATCGTCGGCGTGGTCGCCGCCCGGCTGCTGGATTATGAGCGGGTGGATCCCGCCAGCCTGACGGACCTGAGCGACAGAATGCGCAACGGCGTACTGTACTGGGATTTGCCGGAGGGCGACTGGCGGTTGTTCACCCTGGTAGAGACTCAACAAGGGGGAGAGAAGGCAACGGAGGGTTATCTGGACCCATTGCGCGCGGAGGCGACGCAGGTATTGATCGATACGGTGTACGAACCGCATTTCCAACGCTACCAGCAGGATTTCGGCCGCACCTTCGCCGGTTTTTTCTCCGATGAACCGCGCTTTGGCAATACCAGCGGCGCCGGCGCCATTGTGGGACAACAAGAGATGGTGCTGCCTTGGAATGATGAAGTGCTGGATCTGCTGCGACAACCGTTAGGGGCCGAAGCACTGAAGCTGCTGCCGCTGTTGGCCGTCGAAGGCGGTGAGATAGCGCATCGCGTGCGCTATCACTACATGGATATCGTCAGCGGGCTCTATAGCGCAAGGTTCAGCGGGCAATTGGCCGCCTGGTGCCGCCGGCATCAGGTCCAATATATCGGGCATATCATCGAGGACAACAACGCCCATGCCCGGCTGGGATATGGCGCGGGCCATTTCTTCCGCGCCTTGCGCAATCAGGATATGGCGGGCATCGACGTGGTGCTCAATCAGATCGTGCCAGGGATGGATAAAGGATATTTCAAGGCATTCACTTCCCAGGGATGGGACGGCGAGTTCTTTCACTATGCGCTGGCCAAGCTGGGATCTTCCCTGGCCCACGTTACGCCGGGCATGAAGGGCAGAGCATTTTGCGAGATTTTCGGCGCTAACGGCTGGGCGGAGGGGCTCTCGCTGATGCGCTGGCTGACGGATCATATGCTGGTGCGGGGCATCAACGCCTTTGTGCCCCACGCCTTCAGCGCGGCGCCGTTCCCGGACGCAGACTGTCCGCCGCATATCTATGCCGACGGTCACGATCCCTTGTACCGCTTTTGGCCTTACTTTACCCGCTACGTAAACCGGGCGGCGCACCTGCTTTCCGGCGGGCGCAGCGCGGCCCGGGTGGCGCTGCTCTACCATGCGGAAGCCGAATGGTCCGGGCGGGCCATGCTGCTCCAGCAGCCGGCGCGCGAGCTGATGCAGCGCCAGATTGATTTCGACATCCTCTCTCTGGACGATGTGCTGGCGGGCGAAACGGCGCGGGGCGGCCTGCGGGTAAACCAATCCACCTACCAGACGCTGGTGATCCCCTGGTCCGAGGCGTTGCCGGCCGCAGGTATCGAACGGCTATTAACTCTCGCCCGGCATCAGGTCAATCTGAGATTCATTCGGGAACTGCCAGAGCGCTACAGCGATCAGCCGCTGGATAAAGGCCTGGCGCAGTTGGCTAACGAGCCCGCCGTATGCGCAGTCGAACTAACCGGACTGGCCGACCATCTGGTCGGGCTGGGCATGGCGGAAGCCCGGTGCGATGAGGCGCAGCCCTGGCTGCGTTATTACCACTACTGCCAGGACGACGGGGATATCTTCATGTGGTTCAACGAACATCCCGGCGCAACGCTGACGACGGAGATCGCCCTGACGCGGCCGGAGCCGCAAGCGCTGTATTTCTACGAACCGCAGGATAATGCTTTCAGCGCCGTCGACGTCCGCTGGCAGCAAGGAAGCGCCGTGTTCACCCTGAGCCTGGAGCCAGGCGAAAGCCGTTTCATGGTGACGGGGCGGAAATTTGAGCCGGTGCAGAAAACGCCCCCGATGCGGGCAAGCCGATCGTTGGATGGACCTTGTATGGTTTCGCTATCCCGGACGGAGGATTACCCGCGTTTTAGCGCCGAGTTCCCCCTGGAGAAACGCCTCGATCTGGCTGCTCCCGAACGCTTCCCTGATTTTGTCGGAACGGTGCGCTACGAATACCGGCTCCAGTTGGAGAAAGAGACGGAGTTGGCCTGGCTTCACCTGTCCCAGGGCGTCGAGGCGGTAGAAGTCTTCGTCAACGGCAGCGCTGCCGGAGTGCGGATAGCGCCGCCCTACCGCTTCCCGCTGGGGAATAAGCTGGTGGCGGGCGAGAACCGCATTGTGCTGGAGATAACCAATACTTTGGTGAAATCGCAGAAGGACTATCTGTCTCACTTTCTTCCCCAGGATCCTACCGGCATCGTAGGCGATATCCGAATCGAGCTATATTGA
- the secG gene encoding preprotein translocase subunit SecG — MYEALLVIFLLIAIGLVALIMLQQGKGADMGASFGAGASATLFGSSGSGNFMTRMTAALATLFFIISLVLGNMSSQHNKTGGEWENLSQPEKVEQPTTTPAAPSAPASDIPQ; from the coding sequence ATGTACGAAGCTCTGTTAGTCATTTTCCTGTTGATAGCGATCGGGCTGGTTGCCTTGATTATGCTGCAACAAGGTAAAGGCGCTGATATGGGAGCCTCGTTCGGAGCAGGTGCTTCTGCCACTTTGTTCGGTTCGAGCGGCTCCGGGAATTTCATGACTCGCATGACTGCGGCGTTGGCGACTTTGTTCTTCATTATCAGTCTGGTGCTGGGCAACATGAGTTCACAGCATAATAAGACTGGCGGCGAATGGGAAAACCTGAGCCAGCCTGAAAAGGTAGAGCAGCCGACAACAACGCCTGCCGCGCCTTCAGCGCCAGCGAGCGATATTCCGCAGTAA
- the glmM gene encoding phosphoglucosamine mutase → MSNRKYFGTDGVRGKVGDSPITPDFVLKLGWAAGKVLSRHGSRKIIIGKDTRISGYMLESALEAGLAAAGLSASFTGPMPTPAVAYLTRTFRAEAGIVISASHNPYYDNGIKFFSIDGTKLPDEVEEAIEAELEKPLTCVESAELGKANRIVDAAGRYIEFCKGTFPSELNLNGLKIVVDCANGATYHIAPSVLRELGAKVISMGCEPDGMNINEECGATDVRQLQARVVAEKADVGLAFDGDGDRLIMVDHQGNKVDGDQILYIIAREGLRQGQLRGGAVGTLMSNMGLELALKQLGIPFARAKVGDRYVLEMMQAKGWRIGAENSGHVILLDKTTTGDGVIAGLQVLTAMVRNHMSLHDLCSGMKLFPQILVNVRFSGENDPLEDKTVQQVTQDVEKELTGRGRVLLRKSGTEPLIRVMVEGEDEATVIALANRIADAVKAV, encoded by the coding sequence ATGAGTAACCGTAAATATTTTGGGACTGACGGTGTGAGGGGCAAAGTGGGCGATAGCCCCATTACCCCCGATTTTGTGTTGAAGCTGGGATGGGCCGCGGGAAAAGTGCTGTCACGGCATGGTTCGCGTAAAATTATTATCGGCAAAGACACCCGAATATCCGGTTATATGCTGGAGTCTGCGTTAGAGGCCGGGCTGGCCGCGGCCGGCTTATCCGCCTCTTTTACCGGACCGATGCCGACGCCGGCGGTGGCTTATCTGACGCGAACGTTCAGAGCGGAAGCCGGTATTGTCATTTCCGCCTCTCACAACCCTTACTATGACAACGGTATTAAATTTTTCTCCATCGACGGGACTAAACTGCCTGATGAAGTGGAAGAAGCGATCGAAGCTGAATTAGAGAAGCCGCTGACCTGCGTTGAATCGGCGGAATTGGGGAAAGCGAATCGCATCGTTGATGCCGCCGGGCGTTATATCGAATTCTGCAAAGGAACATTCCCCAGTGAATTGAACCTGAATGGCCTGAAAATCGTGGTTGATTGTGCGAACGGCGCAACCTATCACATCGCTCCCAGCGTATTGCGCGAGCTGGGGGCGAAAGTCATTTCCATGGGCTGCGAACCGGATGGAATGAACATCAATGAAGAGTGCGGCGCGACGGATGTCAGGCAGCTACAGGCGCGTGTCGTGGCGGAAAAAGCCGATGTGGGGCTGGCATTCGACGGCGATGGCGACCGGTTGATTATGGTTGACCATCAGGGTAACAAAGTCGACGGCGATCAGATCCTGTATATCATCGCTCGCGAAGGTTTACGTCAGGGACAGCTGCGCGGCGGCGCGGTGGGAACCCTGATGAGTAATATGGGATTAGAGCTCGCATTAAAACAACTGGGAATTCCGTTTGCCCGCGCCAAAGTCGGCGATCGCTATGTACTGGAAATGATGCAGGCCAAAGGTTGGCGCATCGGCGCTGAAAACTCCGGTCATGTTATTCTTCTGGATAAAACGACGACGGGCGATGGGGTTATCGCTGGTTTGCAAGTGCTCACTGCGATGGTCAGAAACCATATGAGTCTACATGACCTGTGCAGCGGCATGAAATTGTTCCCGCAGATTCTGGTGAACGTTCGTTTCTCCGGCGAGAACGATCCCCTTGAGGACAAGACGGTGCAGCAGGTAACACAGGATGTTGAGAAAGAGCTGACAGGCCGGGGGCGGGTATTACTGAGAAAATCCGGCACGGAGCCGCTGATTCGCGTTATGGTTGAAGGCGAAGATGAGGCAACGGTAATTGCGTTGGCCAATCGGATTGCCGATGCGGTAAAAGCGGTTTAA
- the folP gene encoding dihydropteroate synthase: MQLIARGSTLDLSRPNVMGILNVTPDSFSDGGKHNTLDAALFHAQEMIAAGATLIDIGGESTRPGADEVSVEEELERVIPVVEALAQRFETWISVDTSKPEVITASAQAGAHLINDIRSLQEPGALAAAAAAGLPVCLMHMQGLPKTMQNNPHYDDLMTEIGDFFQQQIERCVNGNIPKSKLLLDPGFGFGKNLAHNYQLLARLSELHRFGLPLLVGMSRKSMIGQLLKVPPVKRVQGSVACAVIAAMQGAQIIRVHDVKETVDAMRIVEATLSAKE; the protein is encoded by the coding sequence ATGCAATTGATCGCCAGAGGATCAACCCTGGATCTTTCTCGACCCAATGTGATGGGCATTCTTAACGTCACTCCTGATTCATTTTCTGATGGCGGTAAACACAATACGCTGGATGCGGCGCTGTTTCATGCGCAGGAGATGATTGCCGCCGGCGCGACGCTGATTGATATTGGCGGCGAGTCGACCCGTCCAGGGGCGGATGAAGTGAGCGTGGAAGAAGAGTTGGAACGTGTGATTCCTGTCGTCGAGGCATTGGCTCAACGTTTTGAAACCTGGATTTCCGTCGATACTTCAAAACCGGAAGTGATCACCGCTTCCGCGCAAGCGGGCGCCCACCTGATTAACGACATTCGCTCATTGCAAGAACCGGGCGCTTTGGCCGCCGCCGCCGCCGCCGGCCTGCCGGTGTGCCTGATGCATATGCAGGGATTGCCAAAAACGATGCAGAATAATCCCCATTATGATGATCTGATGACGGAGATCGGGGATTTTTTTCAACAGCAGATTGAGCGCTGTGTGAACGGCAATATCCCGAAAAGTAAGCTGCTGCTGGATCCTGGATTCGGATTTGGTAAAAATCTGGCCCATAATTATCAGCTTCTGGCTCGCTTGAGCGAGTTGCACCGTTTCGGATTGCCGCTGCTGGTCGGGATGTCCAGAAAGTCCATGATTGGACAACTGCTCAAGGTTCCGCCGGTAAAACGGGTGCAGGGTAGTGTGGCATGCGCGGTGATTGCGGCGATGCAGGGGGCGCAAATTATTCGCGTTCATGACGTAAAAGAAACCGTAGATGCGATGCGCATAGTTGAAGCGACTCTTTCAGCAAAGGAATAA
- the ftsH gene encoding ATP-dependent zinc metalloprotease FtsH, with protein sequence MSDMAKNLILWLVIAVVLMSVFQSFGPSESNGRRVDYSTFLTEVNQDQVREARINGREINVVKKDSNRYTTYIPVNDPKLLDNLLTKNVKVVGEPPEEPSLLASIFISWFPMLLLIGVWIFFMRQMQGGGGKGAMSFGKSKARMLTEDQIKTTFADVAGCDEAKEEVSELVEYLREPSRFQKLGGKIPKGILMVGPPGTGKTLLAKAIAGEAKVPFFTISGSDFVEMFVGVGASRVRDMFEQAKKAAPCIIFIDEIDAVGRQRGAGLGGGHDEREQTLNQMLVEMDGFEGNEGIIVIAATNRPDVLDPALLRPGRFDRQVVVGLPDVRGREQILKVHMRRVPLAPDIDASVIARGTPGFSGADLANLVNEAALFAARGNKRVVSMVEFEKAKDKIMMGAERRSMVMTEQQKESTAYHEAGHAIIGRLVPEHDPVHKVTIIPRGRALGVTFFLPEGDAISASRQKLESQISTLYGGRLAEEIIYGAEKVSTGASNDIKVATSIARNMVTQWGFSEKLGPLLYAEEDGEVFLGRSVAKAKHMSDETARIIDQEVKSLIERNYQRARELLMANMDILHSMKDALMKYETIDAPQIDDLMARKDVRPPAGWEEQKPDSSSGSGGSPKAPTPVDESRTPNPGNTISEQLGEK encoded by the coding sequence TTGAGTGACATGGCGAAAAACCTGATTCTCTGGTTAGTCATCGCAGTCGTGCTGATGTCTGTCTTTCAGAGCTTTGGGCCCAGCGAGTCGAATGGCCGTAGGGTGGATTATTCAACCTTTTTAACTGAAGTGAATCAGGATCAGGTCCGTGAAGCACGCATTAACGGGCGTGAGATCAATGTTGTCAAAAAAGATAGCAACAGATACACGACGTATATTCCTGTCAACGATCCCAAGCTACTGGATAACCTGCTAACGAAGAATGTGAAAGTCGTTGGTGAGCCGCCGGAAGAGCCGAGTTTACTGGCTTCGATCTTTATTTCCTGGTTCCCAATGCTGTTGCTGATCGGTGTCTGGATCTTCTTCATGCGCCAAATGCAAGGCGGCGGCGGTAAAGGCGCCATGTCCTTTGGCAAGAGCAAGGCTCGTATGCTGACCGAAGATCAGATCAAAACGACTTTCGCCGACGTCGCTGGCTGTGACGAAGCAAAAGAAGAAGTCAGTGAACTGGTCGAATATCTGCGTGAACCGAGCCGTTTCCAGAAACTGGGCGGTAAAATACCGAAGGGCATTCTGATGGTCGGTCCGCCAGGGACAGGTAAAACCCTGCTGGCGAAAGCGATTGCCGGTGAAGCGAAAGTGCCTTTCTTTACCATTTCCGGTTCAGATTTCGTTGAAATGTTCGTTGGTGTGGGCGCATCCCGCGTTCGTGATATGTTCGAGCAGGCAAAGAAAGCCGCGCCTTGTATCATCTTTATCGATGAAATTGACGCGGTAGGCCGTCAACGTGGCGCAGGTCTGGGCGGCGGTCACGATGAACGTGAACAGACGCTGAACCAGATGCTGGTTGAAATGGATGGCTTTGAAGGTAACGAAGGCATCATTGTTATCGCCGCGACTAACCGTCCTGATGTGCTTGACCCGGCGCTGCTGCGTCCAGGCCGTTTTGACCGTCAGGTGGTTGTAGGCTTGCCGGATGTCCGTGGCCGCGAACAGATTCTGAAAGTGCATATGCGCCGCGTACCTTTGGCTCCGGATATCGATGCTTCCGTGATTGCCCGCGGCACGCCTGGATTCTCCGGCGCCGATCTGGCTAACCTGGTCAACGAAGCCGCGCTGTTCGCGGCCCGCGGTAATAAACGGGTTGTGTCGATGGTCGAGTTTGAGAAGGCCAAAGACAAGATCATGATGGGGGCGGAACGTCGCTCCATGGTGATGACGGAACAGCAGAAAGAGTCCACCGCTTATCATGAAGCCGGACACGCGATTATCGGCCGTCTGGTGCCGGAACACGATCCGGTGCATAAGGTGACGATTATTCCGCGCGGCCGTGCGCTGGGCGTGACGTTCTTCCTGCCGGAAGGTGATGCGATCAGCGCCAGCCGTCAGAAGCTGGAGAGCCAGATTTCCACCCTGTACGGCGGCCGTTTGGCCGAGGAAATCATCTACGGTGCGGAGAAAGTCTCCACCGGCGCGTCAAACGATATCAAGGTTGCGACGTCTATCGCCCGCAACATGGTAACGCAGTGGGGCTTTTCCGAAAAACTCGGTCCGCTGCTGTATGCAGAGGAAGACGGCGAAGTATTCCTGGGCCGTTCCGTAGCGAAAGCCAAGCATATGTCGGATGAAACGGCCAGAATCATCGACCAGGAAGTTAAGTCGCTGATTGAGCGTAACTATCAACGTGCCCGTGAATTACTGATGGCGAATATGGATATCCTTCATTCAATGAAGGATGCATTGATGAAGTATGAAACCATTGATGCGCCCCAGATTGACGATCTGATGGCGCGTAAAGATGTTCGCCCGCCGGCCGGTTGGGAAGAGCAGAAACCGGATAGCAGTTCTGGCAGCGGCGGCTCGCCCAAAGCGCCGACGCCGGTTGATGAATCCCGTACGCCCAATCCGGGTAACACAATATCCGAGCAGTTAGGCGAGAAATAA